The following coding sequences lie in one Allochromatium vinosum DSM 180 genomic window:
- a CDS encoding DUF3683 domain-containing protein codes for MSDSAARLREIPYNYTSFSDREIVIRFLGEPIWRLIEELRGTRRTGRSARMLFEVLGDMWVVTRNPYLQDDLLDNLKRRRLLLQALDHRLDQFERRLNDNKRAAELLAAARTAVKRFGDWFEQEKHQRARLRLALAGITRADNLDFGGLARVSHATDATDWRVELPFVVISPDTEAEVAPIVRACIDCGLTLIPRGGGTGYTGSAVPLHPLTAVINTEKLDRLSGVERVALPGVDGLVPTAHCGAGAVTRRVSDLAESNGLAFAVDPTSQDASCIGGNIAMNAGGKKAVLWGTALDNLASWRMVTPEAEWLEIERLDHNLGRIHDQERVRFRLSRFAPDGKTPRGEPEILEMPGSSFRKVGLGKDVTDKFLSGLPGVQKEGCDGIITSARFVLHRMPEQVRTVCLEFFGTDLDLAVPAIVEIKDLIESRPDVQMAGLEHLDERYVRAVGYATKAARHELPKMVLVADLVSDDEASVSAAAERMVAIARGRDGEGFIAVSPEARKRFWLDRARTAAISRHTNAFKVNEDVVIPLDRLADYSRGIERINIEQSIKNKDAILAAILDYLDSELPEARVAGDYEGSDEARAILEAKREAARDSVQRVRARWQTILERLDQPAADNLDLLDETAQTKRRDGDTLAAMMLRRDLRQSIRFEVADRLNEIFSGQELARVRERLREIHRQVRDSRLFVALHMHAGDGNVHTNIPVHSSDYAMLHEADRVVARIMALATGLGGVISGEHGIGLTKLQFLEQEKLDAFVAYKKRIDPKAVFNRGKLMPGSGLDGAYTPSLRLVEQEAIILEETELGALNDDVKHCLRCGKCKPKCMTHVPRANLLYSPRNKILGTGLIIEAFLYEEQTRRGLSLRHFEEMNDIADHCTVCHKCLTPCPVNIDFGEVTTRLRRILVERGQKRFSPGAWAAMQFLNRTDPRAIRLMRLGLAEWGFAAMNQAHRLARTLGLTRKRIAQPGSTTGRPSPVGQMVELVGRSVHVPLPKRTFRDVLELEDRTQVPILRDPRVADEAEAVFYFPGCGSERLYSDIGLATLAMLWEQGVQTVLPPGYLCCGYPQSAAGLEERGRRITMENRVLFHRVANTLNYLDINTVVVSCGTCMDQLLKYEFERIFPGCRLLDIHEWLMERGVALEGTTGVQYLYHDPCHTPMKTHAPLKVAASLMGQPVRLSDRCCGEAGTLGASRPDIANQVRFRKQEELTAGIQALTGRERVEDGAVKLLTACPACQQGLGKYQDDTGLKTDYIVVELAERLLGADWRERFIERVRADGIERILL; via the coding sequence ATGTCCGATTCCGCTGCCCGTCTCCGCGAGATCCCCTACAACTACACCTCCTTCTCCGATCGCGAGATCGTCATCCGCTTCCTGGGCGAGCCGATTTGGCGCTTGATCGAGGAACTGCGCGGCACGCGCCGCACCGGGCGCTCGGCGCGGATGCTGTTCGAGGTGCTGGGCGATATGTGGGTCGTGACCCGCAATCCCTATTTGCAGGACGACCTGCTCGACAACCTCAAGCGGCGGCGTCTGCTGCTCCAGGCGCTCGACCATCGGCTCGATCAGTTCGAGCGTCGCCTGAACGACAACAAGCGCGCGGCTGAACTCCTGGCGGCGGCGCGCACGGCGGTGAAGCGCTTCGGCGACTGGTTCGAGCAGGAGAAGCACCAGCGCGCGCGGTTGCGTCTGGCGCTCGCCGGGATCACGCGCGCGGACAATCTGGACTTCGGCGGTCTGGCCCGCGTCTCGCACGCGACCGACGCCACCGACTGGCGCGTCGAGCTGCCGTTCGTGGTCATCTCGCCCGATACCGAGGCCGAGGTCGCACCCATCGTGCGTGCCTGCATCGACTGCGGGCTGACGCTCATCCCGCGCGGCGGCGGCACCGGCTACACCGGCTCGGCGGTGCCGCTGCATCCGCTGACCGCCGTCATCAATACCGAGAAGCTCGACCGGCTCTCGGGCGTCGAGCGAGTCGCGCTGCCGGGCGTCGACGGGCTGGTGCCGACGGCACATTGCGGCGCGGGTGCGGTCACGCGCCGGGTCTCGGATCTGGCCGAGTCCAACGGGCTGGCGTTCGCGGTCGATCCGACCTCGCAGGACGCCTCCTGCATCGGCGGCAACATCGCCATGAACGCCGGCGGCAAGAAAGCCGTGCTCTGGGGCACGGCGCTCGACAATCTGGCCTCCTGGCGCATGGTCACGCCCGAGGCCGAGTGGTTGGAGATCGAGCGGCTGGATCACAACCTGGGCCGTATCCACGATCAGGAGCGGGTGCGCTTCCGGCTCTCGCGCTTCGCCCCGGACGGCAAAACGCCGCGCGGCGAACCCGAGATTCTGGAGATGCCGGGGTCGAGCTTCCGCAAGGTCGGACTCGGCAAGGACGTGACCGACAAGTTCCTCTCCGGTCTGCCCGGCGTGCAGAAAGAGGGCTGCGACGGGATCATCACCTCGGCGCGCTTCGTGCTGCACCGGATGCCGGAGCAGGTGCGCACCGTGTGTCTGGAGTTCTTCGGCACGGATCTGGATCTGGCGGTGCCGGCGATCGTCGAGATCAAGGATTTGATCGAATCCCGGCCGGATGTGCAGATGGCCGGTCTGGAGCATCTCGACGAGCGCTATGTGCGCGCCGTCGGCTATGCGACCAAGGCGGCGCGTCACGAGCTGCCGAAGATGGTGCTGGTCGCCGATCTGGTCAGCGACGACGAAGCGTCCGTCAGCGCGGCCGCCGAGCGGATGGTCGCCATCGCCCGTGGGCGCGACGGCGAGGGCTTCATCGCCGTCAGTCCCGAGGCGCGCAAGCGTTTCTGGCTCGACCGCGCACGCACGGCGGCCATCTCGCGCCATACCAACGCCTTCAAGGTCAACGAGGACGTGGTCATCCCGCTCGACCGGCTCGCCGACTACAGCCGGGGCATCGAGCGCATCAACATTGAGCAGTCGATCAAGAACAAGGACGCCATCCTGGCGGCGATCCTCGACTATCTGGACTCCGAGCTGCCCGAGGCGCGGGTGGCGGGCGACTACGAAGGCTCGGACGAGGCGCGCGCCATCCTGGAGGCCAAGCGCGAGGCCGCGCGAGACTCCGTGCAGCGGGTGCGCGCACGCTGGCAGACGATCCTGGAGCGTCTGGACCAGCCCGCCGCCGACAACCTGGATCTGCTCGACGAGACGGCCCAGACCAAGCGACGCGACGGCGACACACTCGCGGCCATGATGCTGCGCCGCGATCTGCGCCAGTCGATCCGCTTCGAGGTCGCCGACCGTCTCAACGAGATCTTCTCCGGCCAGGAACTGGCGCGGGTGCGCGAGCGTCTGCGCGAGATCCATCGTCAGGTGCGCGATTCGCGTCTGTTCGTCGCGCTGCACATGCACGCCGGTGACGGCAACGTCCACACCAACATCCCGGTACACTCGTCCGATTACGCCATGCTGCACGAGGCCGATCGGGTGGTGGCGCGCATCATGGCCCTGGCGACCGGACTCGGCGGCGTCATCTCGGGCGAGCACGGCATCGGTCTGACCAAGCTCCAGTTCCTCGAGCAGGAGAAGCTCGACGCCTTCGTCGCCTACAAAAAACGCATCGATCCCAAGGCGGTGTTCAATCGCGGCAAGCTGATGCCCGGCTCGGGTCTGGACGGCGCCTACACGCCGTCGCTGCGTCTGGTCGAGCAGGAAGCCATCATCCTGGAAGAGACCGAACTCGGCGCGCTCAACGACGACGTCAAGCACTGTCTGCGCTGCGGCAAGTGCAAGCCCAAGTGCATGACCCATGTGCCGCGCGCCAACCTGCTCTATTCGCCGCGCAACAAGATCCTCGGCACCGGACTCATCATCGAAGCCTTCCTCTACGAGGAGCAGACCCGGCGCGGACTGTCGTTGCGTCACTTCGAGGAGATGAACGACATCGCCGACCACTGCACCGTCTGTCACAAGTGTCTGACCCCGTGTCCGGTCAACATCGACTTCGGCGAAGTGACCACGCGCCTGCGCCGCATCCTGGTCGAGCGCGGCCAGAAGCGCTTCAGTCCGGGGGCCTGGGCGGCGATGCAGTTCCTCAACCGCACCGATCCGCGTGCGATTCGTCTGATGCGCCTGGGGCTGGCCGAATGGGGCTTCGCGGCCATGAATCAGGCCCATCGGCTGGCCAGGACGCTGGGGCTGACCAGGAAGCGTATCGCCCAACCCGGCTCGACCACCGGCCGCCCGTCGCCGGTGGGCCAGATGGTCGAGCTGGTCGGACGCTCGGTGCATGTACCGCTGCCCAAGCGGACCTTCCGCGATGTGCTGGAACTGGAAGACCGCACCCAGGTGCCGATCCTGCGCGACCCGCGCGTGGCCGACGAAGCCGAGGCCGTCTTCTACTTCCCCGGCTGCGGCTCGGAACGGCTCTATTCCGACATCGGACTGGCCACGCTCGCCATGCTCTGGGAGCAGGGCGTGCAGACCGTGCTGCCGCCGGGGTATCTGTGCTGCGGCTATCCGCAGAGCGCGGCGGGCCTGGAGGAACGCGGACGCCGGATCACCATGGAGAACCGGGTGCTGTTCCACCGTGTGGCCAACACCCTGAACTATCTGGATATCAACACCGTGGTCGTCTCCTGCGGCACCTGCATGGATCAGTTGCTCAAGTACGAGTTCGAGCGCATCTTCCCCGGTTGCCGTCTCCTGGACATCCATGAATGGCTGATGGAGCGGGGCGTCGCCCTGGAGGGAACGACGGGCGTGCAGTATCTCTATCACGACCCCTGCCACACCCCGATGAAGACCCATGCGCCGCTCAAGGTCGCCGCCAGTCTGATGGGGCAGCCGGTACGGCTCTCGGATCGTTGCTGCGGCGAGGCCGGAACCCTCGGCGCCTCACGACCCGACATCGCCAATCAGGTGCGCTTCCGCAAACAGGAAGAACTGACCGCCGGCATCCAGGCCCTGACCGGCCGCGAGCGGGTCGAAGACGGCGCGGTCAAGCTGCTCACCGCCTGTCCGGCCTGTCAGCAGGGACTTGGCAAATATCAGGACGATACCGGACTCAAGACCGACTATATCGTGGTCGAGCTGGCCGAGCGGCTGTTGGGTGCCGACTGGCGCGAGCGCTTCATCGAGCGGGTGCGGGCCGACGGAATCGAGCGCATCCTGTTGTAG